In Chloracidobacterium sp., the following proteins share a genomic window:
- a CDS encoding glycosyltransferase family 2 protein, translating to MNSKLEAICRENPELAKELAAELLRYAGTSSNGPIFAGSVGEKVELSLVFPTFNEEENIPELYRQVASVLDQNQITNAEFLFVNNGSWDRSEELIRELKKNDPRIKLINFSRNFGHQAAITAGIDFSSGDATVLMDADLQDPPHVITEMLRKWKDGAEIVYAVRERRGKEPIWKKVFAFSFYRMLQYVSSIEIPLDTGDFCLLDRKVVNYLKALPERNRFLRGLRSWLGFRQVAVSYERPARFAGTAKYNVRQSVRLAINGIVGFSTVPLRVAVYVGFLSCFVAVLLLIYALAVHFVDPTVSTLARGWASLIVVILVIGGIQLILLGSIGEYIGRIYDEVKQRPNYVIRDIAD from the coding sequence ATGAACAGCAAGCTTGAAGCGATCTGCCGCGAGAACCCGGAGCTAGCCAAGGAACTGGCGGCGGAACTACTGCGATATGCGGGGACATCGTCGAACGGGCCGATTTTCGCAGGAAGCGTAGGCGAGAAAGTCGAACTCTCGCTCGTTTTTCCAACCTTCAATGAAGAGGAGAACATTCCGGAACTATACCGACAGGTAGCATCAGTCCTCGATCAGAATCAGATCACGAATGCTGAATTTCTCTTCGTTAATAACGGCAGTTGGGACAGGTCGGAGGAGTTGATTCGCGAATTGAAGAAGAATGACCCACGTATCAAGTTGATCAACTTCTCTCGGAATTTTGGCCATCAGGCGGCGATCACCGCCGGGATCGACTTCAGTTCCGGCGATGCTACGGTCCTGATGGATGCCGATCTGCAGGATCCGCCCCATGTGATAACCGAAATGTTAAGAAAATGGAAGGATGGAGCTGAGATCGTGTATGCCGTCAGAGAAAGACGCGGAAAGGAGCCGATCTGGAAAAAGGTCTTTGCATTCTCATTTTACAGGATGCTGCAATATGTCTCCAGCATTGAAATACCGCTTGATACAGGAGATTTTTGCTTACTCGACAGAAAGGTCGTCAACTATCTCAAGGCCCTCCCTGAGAGGAACCGATTTCTTCGGGGGCTGAGAAGCTGGCTTGGATTTAGACAGGTCGCGGTCAGCTACGAACGGCCGGCAAGGTTTGCGGGAACAGCTAAATATAATGTTCGTCAATCGGTGAGGCTGGCAATCAACGGGATCGTCGGTTTCTCTACGGTGCCGCTCCGAGTTGCCGTTTATGTGGGCTTTCTTTCGTGCTTTGTCGCCGTATTACTTTTGATCTATGCGCTCGCGGTGCATTTCGTCGATCCCACTGTGTCCACCCTGGCACGTGGCTGGGCTTCTCTGATCGTAGTCATACTCGTGATCGGCGGGATCCAATTGATCCTCTTAGGATCGATCGGGGAGTATATCGGGCGTATCTATGACGAGGTGAAACAGCGGCCTAACTACGTTATTCGAGACATCGCAGACTGA
- a CDS encoding glycosyltransferase family 2 protein, with protein sequence MGEERTEDYKKLVSVVVPVFCEEKNIGTVLERIASSIEPRNIAYEIVVVDDGSHDGTWTTLSSCAEKLPIRAVRLSRNFGKELALCAGLERARGDAVIVMDGDGQHPPEVISEMLTIWLSGDAEIIDAVKKTRGKESILSKLGARIFYWIWGRLSGFDLAAASDFKLLSRQAVAAYLQMGERNVFFRGMTAWLGFSRAKVYFEVAGREGGTSTWSFFLLVNLALTGITGFSAVPLQIITVLGLVFMLFALVFGAQTLYMFLSGHAMTGFATVILLLLFIGSLLMFSLGIMGEYLGRIYDEVKRRPRYVIAETIEGMARDASSQK encoded by the coding sequence ATGGGTGAAGAAAGAACAGAAGATTACAAGAAACTGGTCTCGGTCGTCGTGCCCGTCTTCTGCGAAGAGAAGAATATCGGCACCGTTCTCGAACGAATAGCGAGCAGCATCGAACCCCGAAATATCGCATATGAGATCGTCGTGGTCGATGACGGTTCGCACGATGGGACTTGGACGACACTGTCGTCCTGCGCTGAGAAGCTGCCCATCCGTGCCGTGCGGCTGAGCCGAAATTTTGGTAAGGAATTGGCCCTTTGCGCGGGCTTGGAACGGGCGCGCGGCGATGCCGTGATCGTGATGGATGGGGATGGCCAGCACCCTCCGGAAGTGATATCCGAGATGCTGACCATCTGGCTTAGCGGCGACGCAGAGATCATCGATGCGGTCAAGAAGACGCGCGGCAAGGAATCGATACTGAGCAAACTCGGAGCACGGATCTTTTACTGGATCTGGGGCAGGCTATCGGGCTTCGACCTGGCAGCTGCATCAGATTTCAAGCTGCTTAGTCGTCAGGCAGTCGCGGCCTACCTCCAGATGGGCGAGCGAAATGTCTTTTTTCGCGGCATGACAGCATGGCTGGGGTTTTCTCGAGCAAAGGTCTATTTTGAAGTCGCGGGTCGCGAGGGCGGAACATCGACTTGGTCGTTCTTTCTCCTCGTCAACCTTGCGTTGACCGGAATCACCGGATTTTCGGCCGTTCCGCTTCAGATAATTACTGTCTTGGGCCTTGTGTTTATGCTGTTTGCGTTGGTCTTTGGAGCGCAGACCCTTTACATGTTCCTTAGCGGCCATGCGATGACGGGTTTCGCCACGGTGATCCTGCTGCTGCTGTTTATCGGAAGCCTGTTGATGTTCAGCCTTGGGATCATGGGCGAATATCTGGGACGCATCTACGATGAGGTCAAACGCCGGCCTCGATATGTGATCGCAGAAACGATCGAAGGCATGGCACGCGACGCGTCTTCGCAAAAATAG
- a CDS encoding M36 family metallopeptidase, which yields MRKENRSAVGRSICLTLGLLALITGVIALPFKFANAAGAGGAGLFPRTVSHEPELPYYDIRSDASAAAIGFLVEARADSAVDAGRVADIRDRFVRAEGELRTRVPKLVVEYNQDIRTPEVIATGVWTDSLAYLAERSVGSRSDALRSFIQQNNDLLGVTDQQAAALKVTADYANPNGDLSFAHFEQFINDIPVFRGEIKAGFGKNGRMFRVINNLAPGLDQARIATDFGDASAALRAAAGHIDYQIKTSDMAVDETRSTDKATYFGTNDFAPAAEKFYFATEPGVARAAWRVFIDKGSAAYYVIVDAATGTMLWRKNLVNDQTQPATYNVYANPNSPMDISENPNPITPGPTSPSGVQGVQIARVNRTLIGNEGPLAFNNLGWITDSTGPSGCPTCGWTDGNAVEAGLNIVPPDDVDAPQPGVDRVFNFAYNPPPGMPPPPDDLTTANSRSGAVTQLFYTTNRFHDYLYQLGFTEAARNFQHDNFGRGGVGFDRIKAQAQDFAGTNNANFMTPSDGGRGRMRMYVFTQVPARDGSLDTEIVVHELAHGVSNRLHGNASGLGTERARGMGEGWGDFYGLTGLSEATDPANGVYAAASYSTFGVFGLGATNSYYGIRRFPYAVLSSTGGPNNRPFNPLTAGDVNTPCVLTDGAYPASPPFAGNACTEVHNQGEVWASLLFEARALFIARLGFETGNRRQIQFVTDGMKLAPLNPTFVQERDAIIAAALASSIGPEAEADAADFREGFRIRGLGFAATDTGSALTESFIRPNATYVLPFSVSDLPGDNDGYPEPGENVLLNISVRNPTAAPLTNVTVSVPGGGSVNYGTIAAGATVQQGVPYTVPAGSPCGSLESVTINISSDAGTQIPFTQTFRLGVPEAPVTFSNTAAITIPNGAPTTTNGPASVYPSGIAVSGLTGLRTIKVQFSQLSHTTPADMDILLVGPGNKKMTIMSDQGGPNLVTNVTMNLFDSALTPIPTVITSGDYRPTADAGQDSFPAPAPPPLYQLPAPGGSATFASVYGTNSASLNGTWNLFVVDDAAGNVGEMAGGWSITFESADYSCQIGGNPTPTPTPTPTPTPTPTPTPTPTPTPTPSPSPSPSPSVSPTPLYTRGDYDGDNRTDTTVWRPTAFAPNLSAFYTQYSGNGSFFGIQFGNTGDVAIAGDFDADNKTDFGVSRFTTADGVDLIYLESSTNTAKFPVWGNTGDIFVSGDYDSDKKTDVMAWRPSDGTWYIVNSSGANGGFTFITHGQNGDKPYAMDTDGDGKSNLVYYRPSTGDWVVRNNDGSSTTTNFGLPADVPVPADYDGDNKDDIAVFRDGLWIVKRSSDGQVEFQPFGTTGDIPIPGDYDADNKYDRAVYRAGIWHMLRSTQGYTGVQFGAPTDTPMPKAYIP from the coding sequence ATGAGAAAAGAGAACCGTTCGGCCGTTGGCCGCAGTATTTGTTTGACGCTGGGGCTGCTTGCCCTGATCACGGGCGTTATTGCCCTGCCGTTCAAGTTCGCTAACGCTGCCGGTGCCGGTGGAGCGGGCCTGTTCCCGCGGACCGTCAGCCACGAGCCGGAACTGCCGTATTACGACATCCGCAGCGACGCAAGCGCGGCGGCGATCGGTTTTCTTGTCGAGGCGAGGGCCGATTCGGCGGTTGACGCTGGGCGCGTAGCAGATATTCGCGATCGGTTTGTCCGAGCCGAAGGCGAACTCAGGACACGCGTGCCAAAGCTGGTGGTGGAATACAATCAGGACATCCGCACGCCCGAGGTCATAGCTACGGGCGTATGGACGGACAGTCTCGCATACCTGGCCGAACGATCGGTCGGTTCGCGCTCAGACGCGCTGCGCAGTTTCATTCAACAGAACAATGACCTTCTTGGCGTAACCGACCAGCAGGCGGCCGCGCTCAAGGTGACGGCTGATTACGCCAATCCTAACGGCGATCTTTCGTTCGCTCACTTCGAACAGTTCATCAATGATATTCCCGTCTTTCGCGGCGAGATCAAGGCCGGATTTGGCAAGAACGGCCGGATGTTTCGTGTCATCAATAATCTCGCTCCGGGCCTTGATCAGGCACGGATCGCAACGGATTTTGGCGATGCGTCGGCCGCATTAAGGGCGGCTGCCGGCCACATAGATTATCAGATCAAAACTTCCGATATGGCCGTGGATGAGACTCGGAGCACGGACAAGGCAACGTACTTCGGCACGAACGATTTCGCTCCCGCAGCCGAAAAATTCTATTTCGCGACCGAGCCGGGCGTGGCGCGTGCCGCTTGGCGGGTCTTTATCGATAAGGGTTCTGCGGCATATTACGTGATCGTTGATGCCGCAACCGGCACGATGCTCTGGCGCAAGAATCTGGTGAACGATCAGACACAGCCGGCGACCTACAATGTCTATGCCAATCCGAATTCGCCGATGGACATCTCGGAAAACCCAAATCCGATCACGCCGGGTCCGACATCGCCGAGCGGCGTTCAGGGCGTCCAGATCGCTCGCGTCAACCGGACGCTGATCGGCAACGAAGGCCCGCTTGCGTTTAATAATCTCGGATGGATCACCGACAGCACCGGCCCGTCGGGCTGCCCGACGTGCGGCTGGACCGACGGAAATGCGGTCGAGGCAGGGCTGAATATCGTCCCACCCGACGATGTCGATGCGCCTCAGCCGGGAGTTGACCGGGTTTTCAATTTTGCGTACAATCCGCCGCCCGGAATGCCGCCGCCACCCGACGACCTCACAACGGCGAATTCGCGCTCCGGTGCGGTAACGCAGCTTTTCTACACGACTAACCGGTTTCACGATTACCTTTATCAACTCGGCTTTACTGAGGCGGCCAGGAATTTTCAGCATGACAATTTTGGGCGCGGTGGTGTTGGGTTCGACAGGATCAAGGCACAGGCGCAGGATTTCGCCGGCACCAACAACGCAAACTTTATGACGCCGTCAGACGGCGGCCGCGGCCGGATGCGAATGTATGTATTCACGCAGGTGCCGGCCCGCGATGGCTCGCTAGATACCGAGATAGTTGTGCATGAATTGGCACATGGCGTCTCAAATCGCCTCCACGGCAACGCCAGCGGCCTCGGGACGGAACGTGCCCGGGGAATGGGCGAAGGTTGGGGTGACTTTTACGGGCTAACCGGCCTGTCCGAAGCTACAGACCCGGCGAATGGCGTCTATGCGGCGGCGTCATACTCGACATTCGGCGTGTTCGGCCTGGGAGCTACGAATTCGTATTACGGCATCCGGCGATTTCCGTATGCGGTGCTGTCTTCGACAGGCGGTCCGAACAATCGGCCGTTCAATCCGCTTACGGCCGGCGATGTCAACACTCCCTGCGTGCTCACCGACGGGGCCTATCCGGCATCGCCGCCATTTGCCGGCAATGCGTGTACCGAGGTACACAATCAGGGCGAGGTTTGGGCGTCGCTGCTGTTTGAGGCAAGGGCACTGTTTATTGCCCGGCTTGGATTCGAAACAGGCAATCGCCGTCAGATCCAGTTTGTGACCGACGGGATGAAGCTGGCACCGCTTAATCCGACATTTGTCCAGGAACGCGACGCGATCATCGCGGCAGCTCTGGCATCGTCCATCGGGCCTGAGGCCGAGGCGGATGCGGCGGATTTTCGTGAAGGATTTCGAATTCGTGGCCTTGGCTTTGCCGCAACGGATACCGGCTCTGCTCTGACCGAGTCGTTCATACGTCCTAATGCGACCTATGTACTGCCATTCTCGGTGAGTGACCTGCCCGGTGACAATGACGGCTATCCCGAGCCGGGCGAGAACGTGCTTCTTAACATTTCCGTTCGGAACCCCACGGCGGCACCGCTTACGAATGTAACGGTAAGCGTTCCGGGCGGCGGCAGCGTCAATTACGGCACGATAGCCGCGGGAGCGACCGTGCAGCAGGGCGTGCCATATACGGTTCCCGCAGGGTCGCCGTGCGGTAGTCTCGAGTCGGTCACGATCAATATCAGCAGTGACGCCGGGACGCAAATACCATTTACGCAGACCTTCAGGCTTGGCGTGCCCGAGGCACCGGTCACATTCTCAAACACCGCCGCGATAACTATTCCGAATGGCGCCCCGACAACCACGAACGGCCCGGCATCGGTCTATCCCAGCGGTATCGCCGTCTCGGGCCTTACCGGCTTGCGGACGATCAAGGTCCAGTTCAGCCAGCTTTCGCATACGACACCGGCGGACATGGATATCTTGCTCGTCGGCCCCGGAAACAAGAAGATGACGATCATGTCCGATCAGGGCGGGCCAAACCTTGTCACGAATGTGACGATGAATCTATTCGATTCGGCACTGACGCCTATTCCCACAGTGATCACGTCGGGCGACTACCGCCCGACCGCTGACGCCGGCCAGGACTCTTTCCCGGCCCCGGCCCCGCCACCGTTGTATCAACTGCCGGCTCCCGGCGGATCTGCAACTTTTGCGTCCGTTTACGGCACAAACAGTGCGAGCCTGAACGGCACATGGAACCTCTTTGTCGTAGATGACGCCGCGGGTAACGTCGGCGAGATGGCAGGCGGCTGGTCGATCACCTTTGAATCTGCTGACTATTCGTGTCAGATCGGAGGAAACCCAACTCCGACACCTACGCCGACGCCAACACCGACACCGACACCTACTCCGACGCCGACTCCGACACCGACACCGACACCGAGTCCTTCTCCGAGCCCAAGTCCGAGTGTCTCGCCGACGCCGTTGTATACGCGGGGTGATTATGACGGTGACAACAGGACGGATACTACCGTGTGGCGGCCGACGGCGTTTGCACCGAATCTGAGTGCGTTCTATACGCAGTATTCGGGCAACGGCAGCTTCTTTGGGATACAGTTTGGGAATACGGGCGATGTTGCCATCGCAGGTGACTTTGATGCCGATAATAAGACGGACTTTGGCGTGTCAAGGTTTACGACGGCCGATGGCGTTGATCTGATCTATCTCGAAAGCTCGACAAACACGGCAAAGTTCCCTGTGTGGGGCAACACCGGAGACATCTTCGTCTCAGGCGATTATGACAGTGACAAGAAGACAGATGTGATGGCGTGGCGGCCATCGGACGGCACCTGGTACATAGTGAATTCGAGCGGTGCGAATGGCGGCTTTACGTTTATCACGCACGGCCAGAACGGCGACAAACCGTATGCGATGGACACGGACGGCGACGGCAAGTCGAATCTGGTGTACTATCGCCCGTCAACCGGCGACTGGGTTGTCCGCAACAACGACGGCAGCAGCACGACAACAAACTTCGGCCTCCCGGCTGACGTTCCTGTCCCTGCGGACTACGACGGCGACAACAAGGACGACATCGCCGTGTTCCGTGACGGGTTGTGGATCGTCAAGAGAAGCTCTGACGGCCAGGTCGAGTTCCAGCCGTTTGGCACAACGGGTGACATCCCGATTCCCGGCGACTACGACGCGGACAACAAGTACGACCGTGCGGTCTACCGTGCCGGCATCTGGCACATGCTCCGCTCGACGCAAGGCTACACCGGCGTCCAGTTCGGTGCCCCGACCGATACGCCTATGCCGAAGGCTTATATACCGTAA
- a CDS encoding putative DNA binding domain-containing protein: MPRRKFRHTRPPASDHSFQEYLHNQPLQSTTRTELLRLIRGGEDTYLELKVKLSNPERITQGIVALANTDGGTIIFGVNDQLRIEGVSNPEWVVQELSRICRDEVTPPLVPMIDTIAFDSGKRIVALDVDGRRRPYRTRDGRFYMRFGAEKREVARDELSSWLDELRPLGFENIPMQTATEADFDDALLWSFANAFDTEAPNRTLYSTSDFLRKDLMLAVGQGDEFFPTVAALLLFGKNDRVAELLPRSNVTVARFSGENGSAQLIEALETKGNLLTQYETVIEFVKRYVDLDKDPPKRKLALVGDAVAKPRGRYHHYSVVEAIINALMHRDLALRDIRTRINIYDNAIEIINPRRTMGFSPPASRAIRYGITQRLNPQIAAIFTRREYGITVPHGGLPMVLKQSLRFSGRKPEIYIANDEFKLKMYAV, from the coding sequence ATGCCGAGAAGGAAGTTTCGACATACACGCCCGCCCGCAAGTGATCATTCCTTTCAGGAATACCTGCACAACCAGCCCCTGCAATCAACAACGCGCACCGAGTTGCTCCGACTGATCCGCGGCGGCGAAGACACCTATCTTGAATTAAAGGTAAAGCTCTCAAATCCCGAACGCATCACGCAGGGCATCGTCGCCCTGGCCAATACCGACGGCGGAACCATCATCTTCGGCGTCAATGACCAGCTCAGGATCGAGGGCGTCAGCAATCCTGAATGGGTCGTTCAGGAACTCTCGCGAATCTGTCGCGACGAGGTCACGCCGCCGCTTGTGCCGATGATCGACACGATCGCATTTGACAGCGGCAAGCGGATCGTCGCCCTCGACGTGGACGGCCGTCGGCGGCCATATCGGACGCGCGACGGGCGATTCTATATGCGGTTTGGCGCGGAAAAGCGCGAGGTCGCTCGGGACGAGCTGTCATCGTGGCTCGACGAACTGAGACCGCTGGGCTTTGAGAACATCCCGATGCAGACCGCGACTGAAGCCGATTTTGACGATGCCCTGTTGTGGTCATTTGCGAACGCTTTTGACACCGAGGCACCGAACAGGACGCTCTATTCGACAAGTGATTTTTTGCGAAAGGATCTGATGCTGGCGGTCGGCCAAGGCGATGAGTTCTTTCCCACCGTCGCTGCATTGCTGCTGTTCGGAAAGAACGACCGCGTAGCAGAGTTGCTGCCGCGCTCAAACGTGACCGTGGCCCGCTTTTCGGGTGAGAACGGCTCCGCTCAGCTCATCGAGGCCCTCGAGACCAAGGGCAATCTGCTGACTCAGTATGAGACTGTGATCGAGTTCGTAAAACGCTACGTCGATCTCGACAAGGATCCGCCGAAACGCAAACTGGCGCTCGTCGGTGATGCCGTAGCAAAGCCGCGTGGGCGTTATCACCACTATTCCGTTGTCGAGGCGATCATCAACGCCCTGATGCACCGCGACCTTGCATTGCGCGACATCCGCACGCGTATCAACATCTACGATAACGCTATCGAGATCATCAATCCGCGTCGGACGATGGGCTTCTCGCCGCCGGCGTCGCGGGCCATTCGCTACGGCATCACCCAGCGGCTCAATCCGCAGATCGCGGCCATATTCACACGCCGCGAATACGGCATCACCGTCCCGCACGGCGGCCTGCCGATGGTGCTCAAACAATCGCTCCGCTTCTCAGGCCGCAAGCCCGAGATATACATCGCGAATGATGAGTTCAAGCTAAAGATGTATGCGGTCTGA
- a CDS encoding class I SAM-dependent methyltransferase, which translates to MMDDLQLSDKTNGRVSDAVSEMEYPDCPLCSASDRDDPVVRLGVHGVVRCRACSMYYLYPRLNEQAMQRFYQDSSYFGGGDSGYSDTSYSDQESALGATFDRLVGNLEKRNMTGGALLEVGCGYGYLLNAANGYFARRVGTEYSPEAATIASKVADRVYPGGVDGLEGNETFNCIIATHVIEHVYDPIQFVGNLVNRLQTGGTLILAAPDMGGLLRKVMGKRWASYKVPEHIHYFDARSLERLMRLGGLNEIRRIPYPHAFPLGLIASKFGIRIPSVLARRNIWVPATTIALSGKI; encoded by the coding sequence ATGATGGACGATCTTCAACTTTCCGACAAAACTAACGGTCGTGTATCAGATGCCGTGAGCGAGATGGAGTATCCGGACTGCCCGCTGTGCAGCGCATCTGATCGTGACGATCCTGTTGTCAGGCTCGGGGTTCACGGTGTTGTGCGTTGCCGGGCCTGCTCAATGTATTATCTCTATCCACGCCTGAACGAGCAGGCTATGCAGCGCTTTTATCAGGACAGCTCCTACTTCGGGGGCGGAGATTCAGGTTACTCTGATACCAGCTATTCAGATCAGGAATCTGCGTTGGGGGCCACCTTCGACCGGCTCGTCGGCAATCTAGAAAAGCGCAATATGACCGGCGGCGCCCTTCTCGAAGTCGGTTGTGGCTATGGATACCTTTTGAATGCGGCAAACGGATACTTTGCCCGCCGGGTCGGTACGGAGTATTCGCCTGAGGCCGCCACGATTGCCTCAAAGGTTGCAGACAGAGTGTATCCAGGAGGCGTCGATGGACTGGAGGGCAACGAGACGTTTAACTGCATTATTGCTACGCATGTGATCGAGCATGTCTATGATCCGATACAGTTCGTAGGAAACCTGGTGAACAGGCTGCAGACGGGCGGAACGCTTATCCTTGCGGCCCCGGACATGGGCGGACTTTTGAGAAAAGTAATGGGCAAGCGATGGGCGTCGTATAAAGTGCCCGAACACATTCATTACTTTGATGCGAGATCGCTGGAGCGGTTAATGCGTCTTGGGGGCCTCAATGAGATCCGACGGATCCCGTATCCGCATGCCTTCCCGCTCGGCCTGATAGCATCGAAATTCGGGATCCGCATCCCTTCGGTCCTGGCACGAAGGAATATTTGGGTCCCGGCAACGACGATCGCGCTAAGCGGAAAGATCTAG